In Elaeis guineensis isolate ETL-2024a chromosome 1, EG11, whole genome shotgun sequence, a genomic segment contains:
- the LOC140854726 gene encoding LOW QUALITY PROTEIN: small ribosomal subunit protein uS4m (The sequence of the model RefSeq protein was modified relative to this genomic sequence to represent the inferred CDS: inserted 1 base in 1 codon), translating into MLILKAFPEAFCGEEIRRSFYINISVGKIIGKFLSVRMWRRTKTEWFRLLKTQRGCCLLLKSQILEELLSSMQEEDRERAKKFGSEKVCLGSSFAEHNKMKRNLFHFKYFLLKRRNKKNPNLSIRTISPLXNKSSLYSNLTYCSGSLFTRKIGIKRIELPTHYWEMNHRTPKAAILYLPYSLQAGYLLVRV; encoded by the exons ATGCTGATTCTTAAGGCTTTTCCG GAAGCTTTTTGTGGTGAAGAAATAAGGAGATCTTTCTATATCAATATATCAGTTGGAAAAATCATAGGCAAATTCTTGTCAGTTAGAATGTGGAGAAGAACCAAAACAGAATGGTTCCGCCTACTCAAAACTCAGAGGGGGTGCTGCCTACTACTAAAATCCCAGATTTTGGAAGAGTTGCTTTCTTCTATGCAAGAAGAAGACAGAGAAAGAGCAAAGAAGTTTGGATCTGAAAAAGTATGCTTAGGCAGTTCCTTCGCTGAGCACAACAAAATGAAGAGGAATTTGTTTCATTTCAAATACTTCTTATTGAAGAGGAGGAACAAGAAAAACCCAAATCTTTCTATTCGAACAATAAGTCCAT TTAACAAGTCTTCTTTATATAGTAATTTGACCTATTGCTCCGGATCCCTATTTACTAGGAAGATAGGAATCAAAAGGATCGAACTACCTACTCATTATTGGGAGATGAATCATAGAACACCAAAAGCTGCGATACTGTACCTTCCCTATTCATTGCAGGCTGGTTATTTGTTAGTACGGGTTTAG